A window from Nocardioides mesophilus encodes these proteins:
- a CDS encoding GNAT family N-acetyltransferase, producing MASVLPTSMPRLQGRSVVLRPFEPADQSLVASVASDTLIPLITTVPRGGGPEEVAAYIERQQRRLAEGAGYSFAIADGSTGEGVGQIGLWLRDADQGRATIGYWVAPHFRRRGFARDALATLTA from the coding sequence ATGGCCAGCGTGCTGCCGACTTCGATGCCACGCCTGCAGGGACGCTCGGTCGTTCTGCGCCCTTTCGAGCCAGCAGATCAGAGCTTGGTCGCATCGGTGGCGTCCGACACGCTGATCCCGCTCATCACGACCGTGCCTCGCGGGGGTGGCCCCGAGGAGGTGGCTGCGTACATCGAGCGGCAGCAACGGCGCCTCGCTGAGGGGGCTGGCTACTCCTTCGCCATAGCCGACGGCTCGACCGGCGAGGGGGTGGGACAGATCGGGCTGTGGCTACGCGATGCCGACCAGGGCAGGGCCACGATCGGCTACTGGGTCGCTCCTCACTTCCGACGCCGCGGTTTTGCGCGCGACGCTCTGGCCACCCTGACGGCCTGA
- a CDS encoding GNAT family N-acetyltransferase, producing MEDIHRVQLFVEPWNAGSWRAAEACGYDREGLLRGWELVGDQYKDMYVYSRVKAI from the coding sequence TTGGAGGACATCCACCGCGTTCAGCTCTTCGTCGAACCGTGGAACGCCGGTTCCTGGAGAGCCGCGGAGGCCTGCGGCTACGACCGCGAAGGGCTTCTGCGTGGCTGGGAACTCGTCGGCGACCAGTACAAGGACATGTACGTCTACAGCCGCGTCAAGGCCATCTGA
- a CDS encoding IS481 family transposase, producing MSKARLVLTALFVDHQRPAEVATRYGVSRAWVYKLKARYEAEGEAAFEPRSRRPKTNPTALPRATVDLIIELREKLSAAGLDAGPDTIAWHLAQHHQVTVSLATISRYLTRAGLVVPEPKKRPKASYIRFQAAMPNETWQSDFTHYRLTPATGQPGRDVEIISWLDDCSRYALHISAHPRITGPIVLATFRNTLTAHGIPASTLTDNGMVYTTRFAGGRGGRNSLEAELRGLHIAQKNSRPNHPTTCGKVERFQQTMKKWLRGQPAQPATIAELQRLLDQFSDEYNHRRPHRSLPQRATPATIYNSLPKALPGPSRDTDTHDRIRHDRIDDSGCVTLRVNGTLHHIGIGRTQARTHVILLVQDLHVRIVNAVTGELLRELTIDPTKNYQATGAPKGPTRK from the coding sequence ATGTCGAAGGCGCGCCTGGTCCTGACCGCCCTGTTCGTTGACCACCAGAGACCGGCGGAGGTCGCCACCCGATACGGCGTGAGCCGGGCCTGGGTCTACAAGCTCAAGGCCCGCTACGAGGCCGAAGGCGAGGCCGCGTTCGAGCCCCGGTCCCGCCGACCGAAGACCAACCCCACCGCACTACCCCGAGCGACCGTCGACCTGATCATCGAGCTGCGCGAGAAGCTGTCCGCCGCCGGCCTGGACGCCGGACCGGACACCATCGCCTGGCACCTGGCCCAGCACCACCAGGTGACCGTGTCTCTGGCCACGATCAGCCGCTACCTCACCCGCGCCGGGCTGGTGGTCCCCGAGCCGAAGAAGCGTCCCAAGGCCTCCTACATCCGGTTCCAGGCAGCCATGCCGAACGAGACCTGGCAATCGGACTTCACCCACTACCGACTCACCCCCGCCACCGGCCAACCCGGCCGCGATGTCGAGATCATCAGCTGGCTCGACGACTGCTCCCGCTACGCCCTGCACATCAGCGCCCACCCCCGCATCACCGGGCCGATCGTCCTGGCCACCTTCCGCAACACCCTGACCGCACACGGGATCCCCGCCTCCACCCTCACCGACAACGGCATGGTCTACACCACCCGCTTCGCCGGCGGCCGCGGCGGACGCAACTCACTCGAAGCCGAGCTCCGAGGGCTCCACATCGCCCAGAAGAACTCCCGCCCCAACCACCCCACCACCTGCGGCAAAGTCGAGCGGTTCCAACAGACCATGAAGAAATGGCTCCGCGGCCAGCCCGCCCAACCCGCCACCATCGCCGAGCTCCAGAGGCTCCTGGACCAGTTCAGCGACGAGTACAACCACCGCCGACCCCACCGCTCCCTGCCGCAGCGAGCCACCCCCGCCACGATCTACAACTCACTCCCCAAAGCGCTACCCGGTCCCAGCCGCGACACCGACACCCACGACCGGATCCGCCACGACCGCATCGACGACTCCGGCTGCGTCACCCTGCGCGTCAACGGCACGCTCCACCACATCGGCATCGGCCGAACCCAAGCCCGAACCCACGTGATCCTGCTCGTCCAAGACCTCCACGTCCGGATCGTCAACGCCGTCACCGGCGAACTCCTCCGCGAGCTCACCATCGACCCCACCAAGAACTACCAAGCCACCGGAGCACCCAAAGGACCCACCCGAAAATGA
- a CDS encoding arylsulfatase — protein MALSEYDPGSAFPGTIGRTVDESTPAWPRPKRATPGTPNVLMIVLDDTGFGQLGCYGSPIETPNFDALASDGLRYNNMHTTALCSPSRSCILTGRNHHSNGMAAITELASGYPGYNGVVPFENGFLSEMLLGHGYSTFMVGKWHLTPSNQETAAGPYDRWPLARGFERFYGFLGGDTSQWYPDLVYDNHQVTPPATPEEGYHLTEDLVDKSIEFIADAKQVDPDKPFFLHLCFGATHAPHHVPKEWADRYAGKFDDGWDAYRTKVFAKQKELGIVPADAELSRQDPDVPDWDAQPEPARRLFSRMMEVFAGFLSHTDHHVGRLLDFLREQGQLDNTIVMVVSDNGASAEGGPTGTTNEAQFFNNAQESLEDSLKVIDEIGGPNHFNHYPWGWTWAGNTPFRRWKRETYRGGASDPFIVSWPQGIKAKGQVRTQYAHIIDMVPTVLDLLGIEPPATIRGVTQSPLQGVSLAHTLDDAEAASTHHTQYFEMLGHRAIYHDGWRAVCPWPGPSFTEAGMGFGEPISAEKLTELDSQGWELYHVAEDFAENHNVAEQHRDKLIALIGTWYVEAGKYGVMPVDGSGLARMAAEKPLVSVPRERYAYRPNTQSIPFFAGARVSTDRTASPRPWSCRTEGPRGCCSAKVRRPAGTRSSSRTAGCTTSTTTWAAACTASPHRSPFHPAPTSCASSSNRPASRTCRTAGALPGGCSSTSTATWSPRSRPRSPSPSRSTRVRSAAGTTRAPR, from the coding sequence ATGGCGCTGAGCGAGTACGACCCGGGATCGGCCTTCCCCGGAACCATCGGCAGGACCGTCGACGAGTCGACGCCGGCCTGGCCGAGGCCGAAGCGTGCCACCCCGGGCACACCGAACGTGCTGATGATCGTCCTCGACGACACCGGCTTCGGGCAGCTCGGCTGCTACGGCAGCCCGATAGAGACACCGAACTTCGATGCGCTCGCCTCGGACGGGCTGCGCTACAACAACATGCACACCACGGCACTGTGCTCGCCGAGCCGCTCGTGCATCCTCACCGGGCGCAACCACCACAGCAACGGGATGGCGGCCATCACCGAGCTCGCCTCCGGCTACCCCGGCTACAACGGCGTCGTCCCGTTCGAGAACGGCTTCCTCTCGGAGATGCTGCTCGGTCATGGCTACAGCACCTTCATGGTCGGCAAGTGGCACCTGACGCCCAGCAACCAGGAGACCGCCGCCGGGCCCTACGACCGCTGGCCGCTGGCCCGCGGCTTCGAGCGGTTCTACGGCTTCCTCGGCGGTGACACCAGCCAGTGGTATCCCGACCTGGTCTACGACAACCACCAGGTCACCCCACCGGCGACTCCTGAGGAGGGCTACCACCTCACCGAGGACCTGGTCGACAAGTCGATCGAGTTCATCGCCGACGCCAAGCAGGTCGATCCCGACAAGCCGTTCTTCCTCCACCTCTGCTTCGGGGCCACGCACGCGCCCCACCACGTCCCGAAGGAGTGGGCGGACAGGTACGCCGGCAAGTTCGACGACGGCTGGGACGCCTACCGCACGAAGGTCTTCGCCAAGCAGAAGGAGCTGGGGATCGTCCCGGCCGACGCCGAGCTGTCCCGGCAGGACCCGGACGTGCCGGACTGGGACGCCCAACCCGAGCCGGCGCGCCGGCTGTTCAGCCGCATGATGGAGGTCTTCGCCGGCTTCCTCAGCCACACCGACCACCACGTGGGCCGGCTGCTCGACTTCCTCCGCGAGCAGGGGCAGCTGGACAACACGATCGTGATGGTGGTCTCCGACAACGGCGCCAGCGCCGAGGGAGGGCCCACCGGCACGACCAACGAGGCCCAGTTCTTCAACAACGCGCAGGAGTCGCTCGAGGACAGCCTCAAGGTCATCGACGAGATCGGCGGCCCCAACCACTTCAACCACTACCCGTGGGGTTGGACCTGGGCCGGCAACACCCCGTTCCGGCGTTGGAAGCGGGAGACCTACCGCGGCGGTGCCTCCGACCCCTTCATCGTCTCGTGGCCGCAGGGCATCAAGGCCAAGGGCCAGGTACGGACGCAGTACGCCCACATCATCGACATGGTCCCGACCGTCCTCGACCTGCTCGGGATCGAGCCGCCCGCCACCATCAGGGGCGTCACGCAGTCGCCGCTCCAGGGGGTGAGCCTCGCGCACACCCTCGACGACGCCGAGGCGGCCAGCACGCACCACACCCAGTACTTCGAGATGCTGGGTCACCGCGCGATCTACCACGACGGGTGGCGTGCCGTCTGCCCGTGGCCCGGGCCCTCGTTCACCGAGGCCGGCATGGGCTTCGGAGAGCCCATCTCGGCGGAGAAGCTGACCGAGCTGGACTCCCAGGGCTGGGAGCTCTACCACGTGGCCGAGGACTTCGCCGAGAACCACAACGTCGCCGAGCAGCATCGCGACAAGCTCATCGCGCTGATCGGCACCTGGTACGTCGAGGCAGGCAAGTACGGCGTCATGCCCGTCGACGGCAGCGGCCTGGCCCGCATGGCCGCCGAGAAGCCACTGGTGTCCGTGCCGCGGGAGCGCTACGCCTACCGGCCGAACACGCAGTCGATCCCGTTCTTCGCCGGCGCCCGCGTCTCAACCGACCGCACAGCATCACCGCGACCGTGGAGCTGCCGGACGGAGGGGCCGAGGGGGTGCTGCTCTGCCAAGGTACGGCGGCCGGCGGGTACTCGCTCTTCCTCAAGAACGGCAGGCTGCACTACGTCCACAACTACCTGGGCCGCAGCCTGCACCGCGTCACCACACCGGAGCCCCTTCCACCCGGCGCCCACGAGCTGCGCTTCGAGTTCGAACCGACCGGCGAGCCGGACCTGCCGAACGGCCGGGGCACTCCCGGGCGGATGCAGCTCTACGTCGACGGCAACCTGGTCGCCGAGGAGCAGGCCCCGGTCACCATCCCCTTCGCGATCAACCCGGGTGCGCTCAGCTGCGGGCACAACCCGGGCTCCCCGGTGA
- a CDS encoding RNA polymerase sigma factor produces MSDPSRAPDPEHTFTTLYEAVYGDLVRFVQRRTHAPCAEDVVADALMVVWRRLDEVPEAPEDARAWIFGITRNILLNEQRGERRGRALRVRLADTATGSLADPEAEGVVSRVDLTRAWLLLSAVHQEALTLAVFEGLRAPQAAAVLGISPVAFRLRVSRARRALRLHLHHQPQAVGLCADAPERSLRS; encoded by the coding sequence ATGAGTGATCCTTCGCGGGCTCCTGATCCGGAGCACACCTTCACGACGCTGTACGAGGCGGTCTACGGCGACCTCGTACGTTTCGTCCAACGTCGCACCCACGCGCCCTGTGCGGAGGACGTGGTCGCAGACGCGCTCATGGTCGTGTGGCGGCGGCTCGACGAGGTGCCGGAAGCCCCCGAGGACGCCCGGGCGTGGATCTTCGGGATCACCCGGAACATCCTGCTCAACGAGCAACGCGGTGAGCGGCGAGGTCGCGCGCTGAGGGTGCGCCTCGCCGACACCGCGACCGGTTCGCTGGCCGACCCCGAGGCGGAGGGGGTGGTGAGCCGTGTGGACCTGACCCGAGCATGGCTCCTTCTCTCCGCCGTTCACCAGGAGGCGCTCACCCTCGCTGTCTTCGAGGGACTGCGGGCCCCGCAGGCAGCCGCCGTGCTGGGCATCTCGCCCGTTGCCTTCCGGCTGCGCGTGAGCCGGGCACGTCGAGCGCTCCGACTCCACCTCCACCACCAACCGCAAGCGGTCGGCCTGTGCGCCGACGCCCCAGAGAGGTCCCTCCGGTCATGA
- a CDS encoding MIP/aquaporin family protein, whose translation MLSSSAGRGRGNGSRGGAEPVEIGPVRRAFEDPRREWRRLFAEVLGTFFLVLVAAGGVVVGELSDGQVSRSAAVTAPGLMVMAIILFMGAVSGAHLNPAVTLGFALRGDFPWRRVPGYLLAEVVGATLAVVFLRAVLGEVGELGATEPGAGVGDLQAMLIELVLTLGLFSVIMGTASRSQNVGPLSALGVGGYIALAGLWASPVSGASMNPARSLGPNLVTGDFSHLWVYVVGPVLGAAVAVAFALVLRGPADLGGAVAAQGTLDRPVLPGDDEDRRGAV comes from the coding sequence ATGCTCTCGTCATCGGCCGGCCGCGGGCGCGGCAACGGCAGCCGTGGCGGCGCGGAGCCGGTCGAGATCGGGCCGGTGCGGCGGGCCTTCGAGGATCCGCGCCGGGAGTGGCGCCGGCTGTTCGCGGAGGTGCTCGGCACCTTCTTCCTGGTGCTGGTCGCCGCTGGCGGAGTGGTGGTCGGCGAGCTCAGCGACGGTCAGGTGTCGCGGAGCGCCGCCGTCACCGCGCCCGGCCTGATGGTGATGGCGATCATCTTGTTCATGGGGGCGGTCAGCGGCGCGCACCTGAATCCGGCGGTCACCCTGGGCTTCGCGCTGCGCGGCGACTTCCCGTGGCGTCGCGTGCCCGGCTACCTCCTCGCGGAGGTGGTGGGGGCGACGCTCGCGGTGGTGTTCCTGCGGGCGGTCCTCGGCGAGGTGGGCGAACTCGGCGCGACCGAGCCGGGCGCCGGGGTCGGGGACCTGCAGGCGATGCTGATCGAGCTGGTCCTCACCCTCGGTCTGTTCAGCGTGATCATGGGCACCGCCTCGCGGTCGCAGAACGTCGGCCCGCTCTCCGCCCTCGGCGTCGGCGGCTACATCGCCCTGGCCGGGCTGTGGGCGAGCCCGGTCAGCGGCGCCTCCATGAACCCCGCCCGCAGCCTCGGCCCGAACCTGGTGACCGGCGACTTCTCGCACCTGTGGGTGTACGTCGTCGGACCGGTGCTCGGTGCCGCCGTCGCTGTGGCCTTCGCGCTGGTGCTCCGGGGCCCCGCGGACCTGGGCGGCGCGGTAGCGGCGCAGGGGACCCTTGACCGGCCGGTGCTTCCCGGTGACGACGAGGACCGGCGGGGCGCGGTCTGA
- a CDS encoding amino acid permease, with protein sequence MNLTRTKSVEDILAHTAEPAADEATSTTRLRRRLGPFDLMGFGIGIVIGTGIFTLTGVAAKDSAGPGVVISFALAGFVSLLAALCYAELSSAVPTAGSAYTYAYATIGEIFAWIIGWDLILEFALGAAVVARGWSGYLAELVDSLPASLFGESATVNLGALGITLVLGVVAYVGIRESKWVTNVLVVVKVLVCLFVIVAGAFFVKASNWAPFIPGAEAPRESTSGLTQPLWQALVGVEPSVYGMAGVLSAAAIVFFSYTGFEAVANLGEETRNPKRDLPLGLLGTLLICTFLYVGVSAVLTGMVNYTDINEGAPISSAFEDVGLGWAATLVGIAALAGLTSVILVDLVAMGRIGFAMARDGLLPKGLAKVHPKHGTPSLITLFTVALVAVLAAFVPLTALAEMVSIGTLFAFTIVSLAVPVLRRTRPELPRPFRTPFSPVLPILSAVLCVALMGNLSIETWIRFAVWMALGLVLYFTYGARRGRLAQQEAQAQPASR encoded by the coding sequence GTGAACCTGACCCGCACCAAGTCGGTCGAGGACATCCTCGCCCACACCGCCGAGCCCGCCGCCGACGAAGCCACCTCGACGACCCGGCTGCGTCGCCGGCTGGGGCCCTTCGACCTGATGGGCTTCGGCATCGGGATCGTGATCGGCACCGGCATCTTCACCCTCACCGGCGTGGCGGCCAAGGACTCCGCCGGGCCGGGCGTGGTGATCTCCTTCGCCCTGGCCGGCTTCGTGAGCCTGCTCGCGGCGCTCTGCTACGCCGAGCTCTCCTCGGCGGTGCCGACGGCCGGTTCGGCCTACACCTACGCCTACGCGACCATCGGCGAGATCTTCGCGTGGATCATCGGCTGGGACCTGATCCTGGAGTTCGCACTGGGTGCCGCCGTCGTGGCCCGCGGCTGGTCCGGCTACCTGGCCGAGCTCGTCGACTCGCTTCCGGCGAGCCTGTTCGGCGAGAGCGCGACGGTGAACCTCGGCGCGCTCGGCATCACCCTGGTGCTCGGGGTGGTGGCCTATGTCGGCATCCGGGAGTCCAAGTGGGTGACGAACGTCCTGGTGGTGGTCAAGGTGCTGGTCTGCCTGTTCGTGATCGTGGCCGGCGCGTTCTTCGTCAAGGCGAGCAACTGGGCCCCGTTCATCCCGGGCGCGGAGGCGCCGCGGGAGTCCACCAGCGGGCTCACCCAGCCGCTGTGGCAGGCGCTGGTCGGGGTCGAGCCGTCGGTCTACGGGATGGCCGGCGTGCTCTCCGCGGCCGCCATCGTGTTCTTCTCCTACACCGGCTTCGAGGCGGTCGCGAACCTCGGCGAGGAGACCCGCAACCCCAAGCGCGACCTGCCGCTCGGGCTGCTCGGCACGTTGCTGATCTGCACCTTCCTCTACGTCGGTGTCTCCGCGGTGCTCACCGGGATGGTGAACTACACCGACATCAACGAGGGCGCGCCGATCTCCTCGGCGTTCGAGGACGTCGGCCTCGGCTGGGCGGCCACCTTGGTGGGCATCGCCGCTCTCGCCGGGCTGACCTCGGTGATCCTGGTCGACCTCGTCGCGATGGGCCGGATCGGCTTCGCGATGGCCCGCGACGGGCTGCTGCCGAAGGGGCTGGCCAAGGTCCACCCCAAGCACGGCACCCCCAGCCTGATCACGCTCTTCACGGTCGCGCTGGTCGCGGTGCTGGCGGCCTTCGTGCCGCTGACGGCGCTCGCGGAGATGGTCAGCATCGGCACGCTCTTCGCGTTCACGATCGTCTCCCTCGCGGTGCCGGTGCTGCGCCGTACCCGTCCTGAGCTGCCGCGTCCGTTCCGCACCCCGTTCTCCCCGGTGCTGCCGATCCTGTCGGCAGTGCTGTGCGTGGCGCTGATGGGCAACCTCTCGATCGAGACTTGGATCCGCTTCGCGGTGTGGATGGCGCTCGGGCTCGTCCTCTACTTCACGTACGGCGCCCGTCGCGGTCGCCTCGCGCAGCAGGAGGCGCAGGCGCAGCCGGCGTCGCGCTGA
- a CDS encoding GAF domain-containing protein yields the protein MEGASAARLWLVNRVDRRLRDGLRDLLDVLVEELAVVTADAVALRGLSADGRRLVPLAAHHPDVEVQAALLAAMEETTEVGSSGIWQRVMAERTPQRWELAAGDPPPETPATRLGFLAQYPIRAVLAAPMIARGQLLGGVIVIRLVNDRPFSEDDEALVCAFADRAALGVDCLRTLGGFEAES from the coding sequence GTGGAGGGAGCGAGCGCCGCGCGGCTGTGGCTCGTGAACCGTGTCGATCGCCGGCTCCGGGACGGGTTGCGCGACCTCCTCGACGTGCTGGTCGAGGAGCTCGCCGTCGTGACGGCTGACGCGGTGGCGCTCCGGGGGCTCTCCGCGGACGGCCGTCGGCTAGTGCCGTTGGCGGCCCACCATCCCGACGTCGAGGTGCAGGCCGCGCTGCTGGCCGCGATGGAGGAGACGACGGAGGTCGGCAGCAGCGGGATCTGGCAGCGGGTGATGGCGGAGCGCACGCCGCAGCGGTGGGAGCTGGCCGCCGGGGACCCGCCACCGGAGACCCCCGCGACGCGGCTGGGCTTCCTGGCGCAGTACCCGATCCGGGCGGTGCTGGCCGCGCCGATGATCGCTCGCGGGCAGCTGCTCGGTGGGGTCATCGTGATCCGGTTGGTCAACGACCGGCCGTTCAGTGAGGACGACGAGGCGCTGGTGTGTGCGTTCGCCGACCGCGCAGCGCTCGGCGTGGACTGCCTGCGGACGCTCGGCGGTTTCGAGGCGGAGTCCTGA
- a CDS encoding maleylpyruvate isomerase family mycothiol-dependent enzyme, with protein sequence MDIEQSSRQSIALPNLVEMVTASTRYLGALSDLTDDDVRAPSLLPGWTRGHVITHLARNADGLCRLLHWAETGEVQFMYDSAEQRDADIEAGAGRSAHDLRVDASASAGRFLQAINELDVRHEDNPVARRPGDASFPAREIPTHRLVELQVHHADLGIGYTPEHWPAGFCDVLLSLVVPDRAAGPSMLLRATDGAGLWQYGEAGDGPTVEGRACDLAWWAIGRGDGSGLTSSSGELPALSRWR encoded by the coding sequence GTGGACATCGAGCAGTCGAGCCGGCAGTCGATCGCGCTGCCGAACCTGGTGGAGATGGTGACCGCGTCGACGCGCTACCTCGGCGCCCTCAGCGACCTCACCGACGACGACGTACGCGCACCGTCGCTGCTGCCCGGCTGGACCCGCGGGCACGTCATCACCCACCTGGCTCGCAACGCCGACGGGCTGTGCCGGCTGCTGCACTGGGCGGAGACCGGCGAGGTGCAGTTCATGTACGACTCCGCGGAGCAGCGCGACGCCGACATCGAGGCCGGCGCCGGCCGGTCCGCGCACGACCTGCGCGTCGACGCCTCCGCCTCGGCCGGCCGCTTCCTCCAGGCGATCAACGAGCTCGACGTGCGCCACGAGGACAACCCGGTCGCGCGCCGGCCCGGTGACGCGAGCTTCCCGGCCCGGGAGATCCCCACGCACCGGCTCGTCGAGCTGCAGGTGCACCACGCAGACCTCGGGATCGGCTACACCCCCGAGCACTGGCCGGCGGGGTTCTGCGACGTGCTGCTCTCGCTGGTGGTGCCGGACCGCGCCGCGGGACCGTCCATGCTCCTCCGCGCCACCGACGGCGCCGGCCTGTGGCAGTACGGCGAAGCGGGGGACGGCCCGACCGTCGAGGGGCGTGCCTGCGACCTGGCGTGGTGGGCGATCGGCCGCGGCGACGGCTCCGGGCTGACGTCCTCCTCCGGGGAGCTGCCGGCCCTGAGCCGCTGGCGCTGA
- a CDS encoding pirin family protein — protein sequence MTEVEVVTAREVPLGGPRAMTVRRTLPQRRRSLIGAWCFVDHYGPDDVAGTGGMDVPPHPHTGLQTVSWLFEGEIEHRDSLGVHAVVRPGEVNLMTGGHGVAHSEVSPPGTEVLHGVQLWVALPDAARHVPRDFAHHAPEPVELDGAVARVFVGSFAGTASPVPTYSPLLGVELVLAPGAEVPLELDPSFEHGVLVDLGPVTLAGTQLKRAELGYLAPGTDRAGLVNDTDEPARVLLLGGTPFGEEIVMWWNFVGRTHEDIVAAREAWEQGSDRFGEVRGYAGHTQRLPAPPLPNARLRPRVEPPAAGDRSAWG from the coding sequence ATGACTGAGGTAGAGGTCGTGACCGCCCGCGAGGTGCCGCTGGGGGGTCCGCGCGCGATGACCGTGCGGCGCACGCTGCCGCAGCGGCGGCGCTCCCTGATCGGGGCCTGGTGCTTCGTGGACCACTACGGTCCCGACGATGTCGCCGGCACCGGCGGCATGGACGTGCCGCCGCACCCGCACACCGGCCTGCAGACGGTGAGCTGGCTGTTCGAGGGCGAGATCGAGCACCGCGACAGCCTCGGCGTGCACGCGGTGGTGCGCCCGGGCGAGGTCAACCTGATGACCGGTGGGCACGGGGTCGCCCACTCGGAGGTCTCCCCGCCCGGCACCGAGGTGCTGCACGGCGTGCAGCTGTGGGTCGCGCTCCCCGACGCGGCCCGGCACGTGCCCCGCGACTTCGCCCACCACGCCCCCGAGCCGGTTGAGCTCGACGGCGCGGTGGCCCGGGTGTTCGTCGGCTCCTTCGCCGGGACCGCCTCCCCGGTCCCGACGTACTCACCGCTGCTCGGCGTCGAGCTGGTGCTGGCTCCCGGGGCGGAGGTGCCGCTGGAGCTCGACCCGTCCTTCGAGCACGGCGTGCTGGTCGACCTGGGGCCGGTCACCCTGGCCGGCACCCAGCTGAAGAGAGCGGAGCTGGGCTACCTCGCCCCCGGCACCGATCGCGCCGGGCTGGTCAACGACACCGACGAGCCGGCCCGGGTGCTGCTGCTGGGCGGCACGCCGTTCGGCGAGGAGATCGTGATGTGGTGGAACTTCGTCGGCCGCACCCACGAGGACATCGTGGCGGCGCGGGAGGCGTGGGAGCAGGGCTCGGACCGTTTCGGCGAGGTCCGCGGGTACGCCGGGCACACCCAGCGCCTGCCGGCGCCCCCGCTGCCGAACGCCCGGCTGCGGCCGCGGGTGGAGCCTCCGGCTGCGGGCGACCGCAGCGCCTGGGGCTGA
- a CDS encoding cation diffusion facilitator family transporter, which yields MSEQATAAEQDSGGTRSKTTGRKEESGGGETTTTVIIAFFANLAIAIGKTVVALMSGSASMLAEAAHSWADTGNQILLFIADKRSRRDPDPAHPLGYGREAYVWSLMAAFGLFTAGAVVSIWHGISTLGASSEEEASYTWAYVVLAIAFVFEGASFTQAYRQTRKEAKNLDRDVLDHALRTSDPTLRAVFAEDSAALVGLVIAGLGVFLHQLTGNAVYDAIGSILVGILLGVVAVVLINQNRRFITGQESDPELRRLTIARLKELPGVQRVAYLRMEFVGPRKTLLIASVDLDGEQLESQVAYRLRELEAELETESFVREAVLTLATPDEPGL from the coding sequence ATGAGCGAGCAGGCGACAGCAGCGGAGCAGGATTCCGGGGGCACCAGGAGCAAGACCACGGGCCGGAAGGAGGAGAGCGGCGGCGGCGAGACCACCACCACCGTCATCATCGCCTTCTTCGCCAACCTGGCGATCGCGATCGGCAAGACGGTCGTCGCGCTGATGTCGGGGTCGGCGTCCATGCTCGCCGAGGCGGCGCACTCCTGGGCCGACACCGGCAACCAGATCCTGCTGTTCATCGCCGACAAGCGGTCCCGGCGCGACCCGGACCCGGCCCATCCGCTCGGCTACGGCCGCGAGGCCTACGTCTGGTCGTTGATGGCGGCCTTCGGGCTGTTCACCGCCGGCGCGGTGGTCTCGATCTGGCACGGCATCTCGACGCTGGGCGCCTCCTCGGAGGAGGAGGCCTCCTACACCTGGGCGTACGTCGTGCTGGCGATCGCCTTCGTCTTCGAGGGCGCGTCGTTCACGCAGGCCTACCGGCAGACCCGCAAGGAGGCCAAGAACCTCGACCGGGACGTGCTGGACCACGCGCTGCGGACCTCCGACCCGACGCTGCGCGCCGTCTTCGCCGAGGACTCCGCGGCCCTGGTCGGCCTGGTGATCGCGGGTCTCGGTGTCTTCCTGCACCAGCTGACCGGCAACGCGGTGTACGACGCGATCGGCTCGATCCTGGTCGGCATCCTCCTCGGGGTGGTGGCCGTGGTGCTGATCAACCAGAACCGCCGCTTCATCACCGGCCAGGAGAGCGACCCGGAGCTGCGCCGGCTGACCATCGCGCGGCTCAAGGAGCTGCCCGGCGTGCAGCGGGTGGCCTACCTGCGGATGGAGTTCGTCGGCCCACGCAAGACGCTCCTGATCGCCAGCGTCGACCTCGACGGGGAGCAGCTGGAGTCCCAGGTGGCCTACCGGCTGCGCGAGCTGGAGGCCGAGCTGGAGACCGAGTCCTTCGTGCGGGAGGCCGTGCTCACCCTGGCCACCCCGGACGAGCCCGGCCTCTGA